Proteins from a single region of Macaca thibetana thibetana isolate TM-01 chromosome 4, ASM2454274v1, whole genome shotgun sequence:
- the NCR2 gene encoding natural cytotoxicity triggering receptor 2, which yields MAWRAPHPLLLLLLLFPGSQARSKAQVLQSVAGQTLTVRCQYPPTSRLYEKKGWCKEASALVCIRLVTSSKPRTVAATSRFAIWDDPAAGFFTVTMTDLREEDSGHYWCRIYRPSDNSVSKSVRFYLVVSPASESTQTSWAPRNLVSSQTQTQSCVPPTGGAREDPESPATITVPSQPQNSTLHPGPAAPCALVSVLCGLLVVKSLVLSALLIWWGNIWWKTLMELRSLDTKKATCHLQQVTDLPWTSVSSLVEREILYHTVVRTKISNNDDEHAL from the exons ATGGCCTGGCGAGCCCCACACccactgctactgctgctgctgctgttcccAG GCTCTCAGGCACGATCCAAGGCTCAGGTACTTCAAAGTGTGGCAGGGCAGACGCTGACCGTGAGATGCCAGTACCCGCCCACAAGCAGGCTCTACGAGAAGAAAGGCTGGTGTAAGGAGGCATCAGCACTCGTGTGCATCAGGTTAGTCACCAGCTCCAAGCCCAGGACGGTGGCTGCGACCTCTCGATTCGCAATCTGGGATGACCCTGCTGCTGGCTTCTTCACTGTCACCATGACTGATCTGAGAGAGGAAGACTCAGGACACTACTGGTGTAGAATCTACCGCCCTTCTGACAACTCTGTCTCTAAGTCCGTCAGGTTCTATCTGGTGGTATCTCCAG CCTCAGAGAGT ACCCAGACCTCTTGGGCTCCCCGCAACCTGGTCTCTTCACAGACCCAGACCCAGAGCTGTGTGCCTCCCACTGGAGGAGCCAGAGAAGACCCTGAGTCTCCAGCTACCATCACTGTCCCTTCACA gccacAGAACTCCACGCTCCACCCTGGCCCTGCAGCCCCCTGTGCCCTGGTCTCTGTGCTCTGTGGACTCCTTGTAGTCAAGAGCCTGGTGCTGTCAGCCCTGCTCATCTGGTG GGGGAACATATGGTGGAAAACCCTGATGGAGCTCAGGAGCCTGGATACCAAAAAAGCCACCTGCCACCTTCAACAGGTCACGGACCttccctggacctcagtttcctcacttgtagaGAGAGAAATATTATACCACACTGTTGTAAGGACTAAGATAAGCAATAATGATGATGAACACGCTTtgtga